One part of the Gossypium raimondii isolate GPD5lz chromosome 1, ASM2569854v1, whole genome shotgun sequence genome encodes these proteins:
- the LOC105786925 gene encoding uncharacterized protein LOC105786925 — protein MPNYVKFMKDILSKKRRLREFEIVALTEGCTTMLKNRLPPKLIDLGSFTIPCSIGNHGLGKALYNLGVSINVMPMSVFRKLGIGKARPTAVTIQLTDRSYVHAEDKEVPIILGRPFLATGRTLIDVQEDEECHALEYVDDIIQEEFAEHMNHNSDANSVE, from the exons ATGCCTAACtatgtgaaattcatgaaagatatcctATCCAAGAAGAGAAGGTTAAGGGAGTTCGAAATTGTTGCACTTACTGAAGGGTGTACAACAATGCTGAAGAATAGACTACCACCAAAATTAATAGATCTAGGGAGTTTCACTATACCCTGTTCGATTGGAAACCATGGTCTTGGTAAAGCATTATACAATCTAGGTGTCAGTATCAATGTAATGCCTATGTCTGTTTTTAGGAAACTTGGGATAGGAAAGGCAAGACCTACTGCAGTCACAATACAATTAACTGATAGATCATATGTCCATGCAGAAG ATAAAGAGGTACCTATAATACTTGGACGGCCTTTCTTAGCAACTGGTAGAACATTGATTGATGTACAGGAAG ATGAAGAATGCCATGCTCTTGAATATGTTGACGATATAATTCAAGAAGAATTTGCAGAACATATGAACCACAATTCTGATGCAAACTCTGTTGAATGA